Part of the Cryptosporangium arvum DSM 44712 genome, CCGTACGGCTGCTCCAGCCCAACCGCAACGTCTTCTTCGACGTGGGCACGACGGTCTACGAGGCCGCCAAGGCGCTTCCCGGCGACTGGGTGGGCACGATCCTGACCACGAACGGCCACGTGGCGCAGTCCCTCTCCGACCACCCGGGCGTGCGTGTGCAGCTGGCTCCCGGGAACGTCCGGGACGAGGAGCTGTCGGTCTCCGGGCCCGAGGCCGAGCGGATGTTCGAAAAAGGGTACGTGGACGTCGCGTTCGTCGGCGCCGACGGGATCCACCCCCAGGCCGGCCTGACCGGCTGCCACGAGGGCGAGGCGGTGGTCCGGCGGCTCGTGATCGCCCGGAGCTTCGAGAAGTACGTGTTGGCCGACTCCTCGAAGCTCGGCCGCGTCTCCGAGTTCCGGGTGAGCGAGCTGGCGTCGATCACCGCGGTCATCACGGACTCCGACGTGACCAAGGACGTGCTCGACGCCCTGGTCGCACGGGGGCTGCGGGTCCACGTGGCGCCGCCGGTGGCGGTGGATCAACCAGTCTGAAGCTTATTGCCCCATTTGGGTATGCTCGTCATATCTGAGTGGGGGTGACGTTGACGGGCCGGCATCGATCCGCGAGAACCGCGACTCGGGCCGGCGTGCGGCGCCCGGTCGGGTTCACCTCGGCCGGTCTGGCGCTCGGACTGGCGATCCCCTCCGGCGCGCTCGCGGCTCCGTCGGCCACGCCCGACGAGCCCGCGGTCATGCACCTCGTCCAACTCGTCGATGCACCGATCGCCGCCTATCCGGGCGGCCGGTCGGTGCCTGACGGGGTGCTGGACGGCACGCGTCCCCGACGTGGGCAGCGCCTCGGCGTCGACTCCGTTGCCGTTCGTCGTTACCGCGCCTACCTGGACCAACAGCTCCGTGCGGTGCTGAAGCAACTGCCCGGGGTGCGCACGGCCTACGCGTACCGGTGGACGTTCAACGGCTTCGCGGCCGCTCTCACACC contains:
- a CDS encoding DeoR/GlpR family DNA-binding transcription regulator translates to MVPEQRRQQIVTALGTRGMVRADDLASQLGVSLETIRRDLNELERRGELTRVYGGATRAPKQSESWDRRSTSHVAAKRAIARYAVRLLQPNRNVFFDVGTTVYEAAKALPGDWVGTILTTNGHVAQSLSDHPGVRVQLAPGNVRDEELSVSGPEAERMFEKGYVDVAFVGADGIHPQAGLTGCHEGEAVVRRLVIARSFEKYVLADSSKLGRVSEFRVSELASITAVITDSDVTKDVLDALVARGLRVHVAPPVAVDQPV